agaagtcaagcttacgtgggaggtcagaagtccagcctccatggctggtcagaagtcaagcttacgtggaggttagaagtcaagcttatgtggccagggtcaaagtctcagctgacgggACGGTCAAAAGAGAGGATCACAAGTCGAACAAAAACCAACCTCGATAGCAATCAAGAACGGGGCCCACAGGTCAGGCACAGCTGAGGACTGAGCCCCACAAACCACGCAAAGGCTAGGCAAAGAAGGCCTCTGAAGTAGGttgggatacagacctggcgtacaggtcgggacttaCCAGCCATGAagtaggtcgggatacagacctggcgtacaggtcgggacgtacaagccatggataatagtagacggatgcaggtcgggaaacagaccgggCGTACAAGTCTGGACGTACAAGCCGTGGATAACAACGAATAGAAGAAGGCCAGGATACAGACTTgtcgtacaggtcggaacgtacaaaccATGAATAACAGTAGACGgatgcaggtcgggaaacagaccgggCTTCCATGTCGGGATGTACAATCCATGGATAGCAGTAGACGgatgcaggtcgggaaacagaccgggCTTCTaggtcgggatgtacaagccatggataatagtagacggatgcaggtcgggaaacagaccgggCGTACAGGTCTGAACGTACAAGCCGTGAATAACAGCGAATAGAAGCAGGCCAGGATACAGacttggcgtacaggtcggaacgtacaaaccatggataacagtagacggaTGCAGATCGGGCTTCTAGGTCGTGATGTACAATCCATGGATAGCAGTAGACGgatgcaggtcgggaaacagaccggcCTTCCAGGTCAGGATGTACAATCTATGGATAGTAGTAGACGGATGCAGGTCGGGAAACGAAACAGACCAcgcatacaggtcgggacatacaatcCATAGATAACAGTAGACAGATGCAGGTCGGAAAATAGACCTGGCGTACATGTCTGGACATACAAGCCATGAATAACAGTAGATAGGtataggtcgggaaacagaccgggcgtacaggtcgggacgtacaagccatggataacagtagacagatgcaggtcgggaaacagacctggcgtacaggtcggaacgtacatgccCTGGATAACAGCGGACTACGGACATAAGAAGGTCGGGGAACAAACCGGTCGTGCAAGTCATAACGTACAatccatggataacagtaaagaGATGCAAGTCGGGATACAGACCggtcgtgcaggtcggaacgtacaggccagggataacagcggacaaaagcaggtcaggatacagaccgGTCGTGCAGGTcgaaacgtacaagccatggatagcagcggATTGAAGCAGGTCGGGAAGCAGACCTAGCGTCtaggcactacaggacaaacaagccaaggaatcgtaacgGCTCGTCAAagaatgtcagagaataatcagtgtgttagggaatatgctaacagtcggggctcattcCCCCTTTGGTTCTGTCGCCAGCCTATCAGGAGAAGTCACGTGTCATTCACTGTCAGataaagcctgacagccgacattccctgacacccgccagGTCCCAGAAACattcgttgcagtataaaaagggatgttttgtcccttatgcaggtatgctcactcgtcatttctcactagtctttattTTTCGTCCTTtctgggaaaaagtacctgacttgagcatcggagggcctgacccggggactttttccctggtttatgGTCTTTAACGACTcatgggctcgtctgagtgtgcgcagagccgcaGTGTCATCATCCCGGTCATCTTCCTTCGTCAGCCGCTCGTGCGAGCCTTTCCAGGGGGTGCCAGATAGATTCAATGCTGCAGCAACTTTCTGTCAACTTCCAGTACACTCAGCCCcgcctccatccgactcagcttctggACGGGATCACACGCCAATGTATGCAAACTGATGAGAATCATTTAAGGGAGACATAAGTCTCCTAAGGAGAGACAAAGGAGGGACTGGGGACCATGTCCATGGCCTCATTCAAGGATGTTGCTCAGCTGCTGTCTTCATGTGGAAAGAACTTTGTTTAAGCTGATCAGATAGTCTTACAGCATAGGGTGGGAGACGACTAGCTCGAATCCTGCAACTTGCTCTTAAATAATCTCTTCAACTTGggcaaatttcaaattaaaaaaacattCTTAAAATTAATAATCGGTGTATCACCTTTGACTAAACGATAGTGAGAAGCCAAGTTGTGAGAAGGCGCAACCATACCTATGCAATCAGAagcattggccaagaagaagagacaGAAGCATTTGATATGTGAATGTATTGAATCTTGTGGATTTAAATCAAGAAGCAGCATATTCCCCCACAACATATCACTTGATGATATCAGGCGAAGATTAATGAAACATGTTGGCCGGTAGAACACCAATTGTCTAGATATATATAATGTTTGAAGAAATTCAGAAGAGTAGATGACGGTATATATAAAACactgttaaaaaaatatatcctaCGATCTAGCCAATAAAAATTCTGATCTCACACATCCAATAGACCAAATCAATCAGTTATGGTTGAAAGATTGCTCAATTGCTTTTATGATTCAAACCGAGGACAAGAGATAAAGATAGATTCACTAGTTAAGTGTCTAGTTGCAAGTGATGATGCAGGAGAAAGAACACTGCGTGAGCTGAGAACTAAGGTTTCCTTTATTTTAACGACTGTCCTTAGTTTGTTCTCGTCTTATCTGTGTGTCTTAAGTGAAATTTGCAGTCGATGCAGCAGGTAAAGAATAATACTAGGGTTGACCTCGAGGTGGTGATATTGTAATGACAATGAACTTCAGCTCGAAGCCTATATGACAATTAGATTAAAGGTTCTATTTGCGTCCATCAACTTGGAACTTTGTGAGACAGCATCTCTGACTGTTAAACTGGTTACAGAGCTGACAAGCAAATTAGCTACCAATGTTGGAACACCAGAAAATGAAAAGTTGATTAAAAATAAAGCTTCTATCTCTTCATTTACTACAATTAAAGTTGTTTGaattaaaatttctaaaactgtAAATTCAAGCTACTTCGAGcagtttaaataaataaaaataaaaaaatgaaacatccttttaaatatttttttaaaatagaatatttttaaaatgataatatgaATAAGGGACGCTTTTTAATTTTGCCCAACTTATATTTCTCATGGCGGGCCAAATTTATCAAACCCAGCCCAATGAGAATGGCGCGCCAGTTTGCCAACGGCTAATAAGCTCGAACAGTCAGCCTCAGCCATGCTATACCTCGGTAACTGTGAGGCCGATGCTGTAGCTCCTGTACGCTCTCTTTCTCTTCCTGTCAAAGTTCGGTTGACTAAGTTgattaaaaaaagaaacaaaaaaagtaattaagtgaattgttttgaaaaaaataatggtAAATTATCAAAGAGTATTTAGATTTATGAATTGATTAAACACCTACTATACtttgatttttattaaataacatattcaattttttattttttttcactttacctcgcaataatttatttattctcttttttctttttatgcatataatttcttttctcttctctctctaCAATGCATGCATCCTCTTGTCTCTTTTTCCccatcttctctttcctctttcttTAGGAGATATGCATGATGCAAAATATAATATAGGTCTGATATAATTTCATATCAAGTCCACAGGATAAGAGTTTAACGTGTTTCTTTCGATAACATTTTAACACATTCGGAAAAGTCAAAATATGCAATGGACGACACCATTGGACTCCTTCCAGTCTTAGAAATCTATAGGACTTGAAATGAGTCAAATCCaaagtctctaggtccatcagtgggttttagcCGAGATCTCTAAATCCATCGGTGAGTTTTGGTCTAAATCCATCAGTGGCTACAAGGAGTCTAACGGTGTCGCTCATTGCATATTTCAACTTCTCCGAAGGTGTGAAAATATAGTCAAAAGAATCAACTAAAACAATCCAATGTGAACCTGATATAAACTATGGGCCTGATATGGCTCATATTaaacccacgttgggcttgatatggctcatatcagacccacgttaggTCTAATAtggctcatatcaggcccacgttgggtctgatatagttccatatcaggcccatgttgagTTATTTTAGCTGATTTTTTctataacattttaacacctccgGATCAGTCAAAATATGTAATGGACAACACCATTCAGATCTCTAGGTTCATCCGTAGATTTTGactgaaacccactgatggacttagaaaTCTCATATTGCACTCATTTCaagtcctgtggatttctgaggttgtaaggagtttaaatatgctatccattatttatttcagcttctcgaaggtgttataatataataagaaagaatctatAAAAATTTTCATGTTGGACCTTAAACATGTATTAGAAGTTAATTATTTTCCCTTATCAAATCTCGACAACTAGTCAATGCTTATTGACTAGGATTATACATCAATTATCAGTCTTCCTGTTCATCTTTTAATAACATATCGATTATTACTTTAACCCCGGGATGAAAGTGAACAGATCTATTCTGCTACACAATTTTTTAGCAACACAACTAAAGCAACATTTGCTAAATTAGCCTCTCTGCAAAGTGATTAGCATAAAGTAGTTTCGAATTATCTTGACTGCGCTGTACATGGCATCTAAATTGTTCATTCTAATATCTGATGTTAAAGAAGTAAGACTTGTGTAAAAAGAATAGCCAAAAACAAATAGGAAATCAATATGACCATATAATGACTTTGAGAAGATATAGAGATAGAATAATGTAATGCTATCAATCCAACAGATATAAGGAAAGAAAATGGATATGATGTTATTGAATTATTCTTTAGACTGACatatttggttcattttagaTCCTTTTTTTGGTTGTCCAAAGTTAACAGACATAGATGAGGAGCATAAGGTACTGATCCTCTTTCACTAACGAACTTTGAGGAAGAATCATAACACAGTAAATACGTACCAGCAAGGATAAAAATCATAAGATAGTAATCGTAGAGATTTTTCCTTATTATATTATAACACCTCCGAGAAGTCGAAATGGACAATGGATaatatatttaaactccttgaaACCTCATAAATCCAtgggaactgaaatgagtgcaatccgaggtctctaggtccatcagtggatttcggtcaacatccattgatggacctaaagaCCTCAAATTGCACTCATTTTaagtcctatggatttctgaggttgcaagaAATCGAATGGTGCCGTCCATTGCATATTTTGAGTTGTCCGAAAGTGTTAAAATGTTATAGAAAAAATAGCTGGAATAACCCAATATGGGCTTGATATGGttaatatcaggcccacattgggcctgatatggttcgTATCAGGCCcagcgtgggcctgatatggttctATATCATGGAACCATATCAGGTCCATATTGGGCTTGATTTATCTCATGGTGGAGATTGTCTTTTAATAATTCTTGTTTTTTTTAGTTTGGTTGAGATTGTTATACCATATTTTGTCAATTTTAGTGGATATGATGTAATAAAGGTTTAATGGGCAGTCAAGTAAATATTCATACCAAGAAAATATACAATGCCTGCTCCAATTGCTAGTTAGAAAAATTTCAGTGTTACCTATATGCAATCAGATCTATGGCTATCAAACATTCTTTTTCCATCAAACTCATTTTTTAACTATTAAATATTTTTGAGGAACCAATTGTGGAATAGAATGTCAAAAAGGTGATTGTAATGCACATACCTTGGAGACTTGATGAAGCACATCATGTCCGTTTGAAGCTCCTCTAAAGGATTGATCAAATTTTCGAAGAGCACCATCataatgttggttagtcctaggaaaatgtaccggttctactgtataaaaatttttgtacaagtgttgaacctttctttaaataacctattgtgttctttagaaattaaattaggaatcacagacggaacttaacattattgattccaaatttaacttatctgttcttaatggtttagatttgaatcgcaagcggaacttaacactattgattcaaatctacctaagttattaattccataaatattaatttccaaaattggcttccaggactgcatggcgaggcacatggccttcttggatatgggagcaaccaccatcgcctaggcaaagccttttaaggaaagctaatatttatttctttaaataactttaggttaaccaaaaggaacaatcgtatcacaaattcaaaaaagaagaaaacacaaaatcgaaaaataaattcgataaactagatctaattgcctcttgtatttagaattcatacaaagaaaaataactagtatgatgcggaagaaaaatactagttataccttctctttgtaagctaatgacctcaagatcttctgccgtattcctcaccttgccttggacgtcgtgtgggcgacgatcctccaagatgaacaccacccaaaagcttcctccttcttcttctaaaatccggctaccaccaccaccaaggagaagagagcaaagggagaggaagaagagagagggccggccaccaagagatcacccaagcaaaagaataagagttgtgtctcatgaagtcccctcaccccttcttttatattacttgcccaaggcaaataaggaaaaactttttataaaaaataaaatcatccaagtgtttttccttttcccttttatttttccttttctttcctcttgattgaatcaatcaccaaaattaattggatgatgattttattttattatatggccggccaccttgcttaggcaccaagcaaggttggtcgacccccacaagagaaagaaataaataatttttataaaattttacaagaaaaattcttataaaattttacaagctctatttcctaaagtaagagttaaaaaaggaaagttctaaaaattaaaaccatgttttaaaatttaaaacttctcttataaaatttcctttttttaacatggtgatagaaaatttaaattttaaaacttcttttccctttttttcttaaaccatgaggattgttaaaaaaggaaagttttaaaatcttttaaacactctatttaaacatgtggtctaattcaaataaagaaagtttaaaaaattaaaatctctcttttaaaacttatagttttctacaaagagaagattttaaaatttcaaaacaaccctcctatttgaattaatgttggtcggcccctacaagcttggtcaccaagctatagggtcggcccctataagaggatgtggtcggccattgcttggtcaccaagcaatggtccggcccccttcttggacactaagaagagtattacatttggatggacttgaggctataatgaggctacgacagggacctagaggagaaattggttttgaccttccgatgagcttgagtatcccgtgttcgtcccgaacacacaactcaagttcatcgataataactcattccactagagagttattaccacactaccgcaccaatcccaaattatattatgggctccttcttatcatgagtgtgttagtcttccagtgtttaagattacgaatgcccactaattaagtaagttactgacaactcacttaattaatatctagctccaagagtagtaccactcaacttcattgtcatgtcggactaggtccacctacagggtttaacattgcaatccttatgagctcctcttgggggcattctcaacctagataactaggacacagattccttctataatcaacaacacacactataagtaatatcatttcccaacttatcgggcatattgatttatcgagctaaacctcaccctttgataaatcaaagaaataaatattaaatatatgtgcttgttattatattaggattaagagcacacacttccataataactaaggtttagttatttttactaagtcagtacaaaaagaacatacctaaatgatcctactcaatacacttaaagtgtatcagtgtaatttattagtcaagataaactaatacttaattacactacgactatactgatagtttgttcctttctatcttagtcgcgagtaactgtttataatttatagagaaccgataacatgatcttctgagtgtgacactacactccatgttgtctactatataaattaattgaacaattacatttaataaataaatgtagatattgaccaatgtgattcttttattttaacaaataaatatttacaaaagctaggcttttagtatacactccaacacataaGTGGTAGAGAAACTTCATTCCCCGCGGCACCAAGTAAACCTAACAGCATCAAGACGTAATTTCTGAAATCTGCGAAGGAGAACAATTTGTAAAAGGGCACGGTGAGCGTGCTCTGATTTTGTTTCTTGTCCTTCCGATTCTCTCACTTGTTTTGTTACTCCCCATTAAACTTCTGTTACATTATATCAattaaagaataaaatatggTATAACAATCTCAACCAaactcaaataaaaataaaaattatctaaaaGACAACCACCACCATGAGATAAATCAGGCCCAACACGGGCCTGATATGGAActatattttaatacatttagagaagttgaaatatgcaatggacggtaccgttggagtccttgtagCCTCAGAAATCTACAGGACCTGAAATAAGTCCAATCCAAGATttttaggtccattagtggattttgaccaaaacttattgatggacaggattggactcatttcatgTCCTGTAAATTTCTAAGGCTGCAAGGAGTCCAACGATACCATCCATTACATATTTTGACTTctccaaatatattaaaatattatcaaaagaaatacgTTAAACTCTAATTCTGTGAACTTGATATGAAATTATATTAGACTTATATTATATACTTTACATGCATATCTCTTAAagaaagaggaaagaaaagatgcATATATtttaaagaaagagaaaagaaaagatgttaagaaagagaagagagaagacaTGCATTATAGAgatggaagagaaaagaaattctACGCGTAGAAAAGAGAATAGATAAATTATTAAGAGATAGaatgagaataataaaaaattgaataGGTTATTTGATAAATATCACAGTAGTATAATAAGCCTTCTGGTAATTCATAactagggctgcaaacgaatcgagctggctcgcgagcttttcgagccggctcgaaaaatattcgattcgtattcgaatttatcgaattcgagccgaactcgaacatgttcgaactttttttcgagccgaactcgagcccaaattatattgttcgagccgctcgcgagccactcacgagccttaatatttattaatataagttaaatatatattaaataaataaatttcgagcctttcgaaCTTATTTTCGAGTAATAACtcgaatagttcgcgaacatgttcgaatatttcgagccgaactcgaacccgaatcctaattcgaaccgaactcgaaccaaacattttaattttttcgagcttcgaatcgagctcgaactcgaatatacctatttcgagccgaattcgagccttaaGTTTTTCAacatattcggctcgattcgattcgtttacacccctattCATAACTGTACGTGCACTTTTTATAAATTTTGGTAAATTATCGAAAAAATAAAGGCGTCCAAGGAAGATATTTCATCCCGCTACAAAGTTCCGGTATAACAGGACCTGGAAAACGTTATGTCTCTCACGTTTCCGCCTTGAGGAGCGGCACAGCGCGATATGCATCGCCCCGTTTATCAATCAAACTCATAACGGCACGAGGGATCGATTTATCTATCGGTTCGGTGCGCAACATTCTGTGACGGGCGTGATCCGGTCGTAGTACCAACTGTGTCACGCAAAAGGGCAACCCAACAATAGTACAGCCAGGCAGCGTGTCGCCGTCCCCATCGCCCCGGTTGGCCCCATGCTGCTTCCCCGCTCCATGTGCTCTCAAAACTCTCGCAGCtctccctccctccctctctcCGCCTATTCTCCAGCACCATGCTGCTCCTCGAATCTCCACTCAAACACTAGAGCTTCCCTGACCATGGACGATTTCCCGCCGCCCCGCCTCCCGGCGACACTCCTCGATCTAGTGGTTTGCGCCGCCCTTTTCATTTTCCTCGCCCTAGCGTCCAGCACCACCGTCGCTGAGACGGACCCCGGTGATCTGGCGGCAATGCAGGCTCTCGCCTCCGATCTGGGCGCCGACCGCGCCCTCTCTTGGTCGCCCTCCTCCGATCCCTGCTCCTCTTGGAGCGGCGTCGTATGCTCCGGCGTCCGTGTCACCGCCATCCAGGTTGGTAATAAGAGCCTCGCCGGGTCTCTCCCACCCGACGTACGCAACCTTACTCATCTCGTCCGCCTCGAGCTCCAGCAAAACCGCCTCTCTGGGAAGCTACCTTCGCTAGCGGGGCTATCCTCCTTGCAGTTCCTCCTCCTCCACAGCAACCTCTTCTCCTCCATTCCTGATGACTTCTTCTCCGGGCTGTCTTCTCTCCAGGCCGCTTTCCTTGATGACAATCCCTTCGCCCCTTGGAATCTCCCCGCATCTCTTGGTGATGCCGTTGCTCTTGTGAACTTCTCCGCCAACACCGCTAATGTCACTGGCTCCCTCCCTGACTTCTTCGCTACTTCCTTCCCTGGGCTTGATCACCTTGGCCTTGCCTACAACCTGCTCTCCGGTCCCGTCCCTGCAGCTTTTGTTGGCGCCCCTTTACGTTCGCTCTGGCTCAACAACCAGCAGGGCTCTGTCCGCCTCTCGGGTGGGATCGCCTTTATAGAGAACATGATCGCCCTCGAGGTGCTATGGCTCCAGTCTAACGACTTCTCCGGGCCTCTCCCCGACTTTTCTAGGCTCACTAATTTGGCCATTCTTGAGCTCCGAGATAACCAGTTTTCCGGCACTGTGCCCAGTTCTTTGACTGAGCTCAAGTCGCTGACTAAGGTCACCCTCACCAACAACTTGCTGCAGGGCCCTTTGCCAGTCTTCCCTGCTTCTGTGAATCTGGACCTCAAGCCTGAAAGCGAGAGTTTTTGTCTCGCGAAACTAGGGAGGTGCGATGACCTCGTCGATCTCTTGCTTTCTGTCGCCAAAAATTTTGACTACCCGGTTCGTTTTGCACACAACTGGAAGGGGAATGACCCTTGCGGGTGGGAGGGGATCACCTGCGACGCCAATGGCAACATCACTGTGATCAATTTCCAAAAGATGGGTCTGAATGGTACAATCTCACCGGATTTTGGTTTGTTCACCTCGTTGCAGAAGCTGCTGTTATCAAATAACAATCTCACCGGGGCAATCCCCTCCACGCTCATCAATTTGACTGCGCTTAAGGAATTGGACGTGTCCAATAATTCGCTTTGGGGGAAAGTGCCCATATTTAGTCAGAATGTAGTGGTGAGGACTGATGGAAATGTACATATAGGGAAGGATACTGTTGCTCCTCCAGGATTGCAACCTGGTGCCACTCACAGCGGAAGCAATCCAAACCCGGAAGTCTCTGCTGATGGAAATAGCAGCGGCAGTGAGAAGTCATTTTCTGGGCCTGTAGTTGTTATTGTGGGTTCAGTGATTGCCATGGTTGTTGTCGTCAGCCTTATTGCATTGTCAGGCTTTTGCTATTACAGAAGGAAGAAGCAGAATTTTGGTAGAGTTCAGAGTCCAAACACAACAGTGATACACCCACGATATTCAGGGTCTGATGATTTGGTTAAGATCTCAGTTGTGGATTCAATTGCCAATGGAGGCACAAATGCAAGCGAGTCGTACAGCCAGACGAGTAGTGGTCCTAGTGATGTTCATGTAGTTGACGCAGGAAACATGGTGATCTCGATTCAGGTTCTTAGGAATGTCACCAACAATTTTAGTGAAAAGAACATATTGGGTCGTGGTGGTTTTGGTACAGTCTACAAGGGTGAGCTCCATGATGGTACCAAGATTGCAGTCAAAAGGATGGAAGCTGGCATCCTAGGGACAAAAGGCTTGAATGAGTTTAAATCTGAGATTGCAGTCCTCACCAAAGTTAGGCACCGGAATTTGGTTTCACTTCTTGGTTACTGCTTGGATGGGAACGAAAGGCTCTTGGTCTATGAATACATGCCCCAAGGGACATTGAGTCGACATCTTTTGGACTGGAAGGAAGAAGGGCTAAAGCCTTTGGAATGGAAGAAAAGGCTAAGCATTGCCCTGGATGTGGCAAGAGGTGTGGAGTATTTGCACAATTTGGCACATCAAAGTTTCATCCACAGGGATCTTAAACCTTCAAACATCCTCCTTGGGGATGATATGAAAGCTAAAGTTGCAGATTTTGGCCTTGTACGCCTTGCTCCAGATGGAAAAGGTTGTTCTGTTGAAACAAGGCTAGCTGGTACATTTGGTTATCTTGCTCCAGAATATGCCGGTAGTCCTATTACCCAACTCTGAAATATTATATGATATGAACCTGCATGCTCAGAATTTCCCTTGATCTACTCTGTAATATACAATCCAAATTAGTACCTCAATTCCCTATCTCTCCTACAATTAGTCATGCAACTAGGATGGTTTATAATTTTTGAACTCGGTCTTTATCCTATATTTGTGTTGATATCAATGATTACTGCTAGTATGCAACTAAAATGCTCGTAGTCTTTGAATTATATGTTTATTCTATATTATTGCTATTATTTTCGTTCTAATGTGCTCCTGAAATACTGCACATTAACTAACTTTTTCATTCATCCATTTTTGAGAAGGCTAGTTAAGGAATTTTATGCTTAGTTAAGTAATGCTATATTAGATACTTGTAATTTGGAAAAACTGAATACCATAATCTTATGTTCACAGATACTTGTAATATAGAATTTTCCTATTTTCTTCCCTTATTGTGTTTGTTGGATCAATATTCTGCATCTGGGTTTCTATCCTACGCACATTTAACTCTAGATATATAATCCTAGTTCATAATGAATTATTTTTGGCTCTCTTTTTGAATTTAATCTCTATACTCGAATTGGGGGCCAAGTACAATACACCATTCATATAGTATTGATGATAATTGTATTTAGTTTGAGGTGTAGCAGGACTTACCGTAGAAACTTTCCTATTTCCTAAAAAAAAGGGTCAGGGACATTCAATGTTACGATGGTAGGATTGACATCCCATCTATCAACCACTTTTAAACATCAATCATAAACAAGAAAAAAG
This region of Zingiber officinale cultivar Zhangliang chromosome 9A, Zo_v1.1, whole genome shotgun sequence genomic DNA includes:
- the LOC122020857 gene encoding receptor protein kinase TMK1-like, which produces MLLPRSMCSQNSRSSPSLPLSAYSPAPCCSSNLHSNTRASLTMDDFPPPRLPATLLDLVVCAALFIFLALASSTTVAETDPGDLAAMQALASDLGADRALSWSPSSDPCSSWSGVVCSGVRVTAIQVGNKSLAGSLPPDVRNLTHLVRLELQQNRLSGKLPSLAGLSSLQFLLLHSNLFSSIPDDFFSGLSSLQAAFLDDNPFAPWNLPASLGDAVALVNFSANTANVTGSLPDFFATSFPGLDHLGLAYNLLSGPVPAAFVGAPLRSLWLNNQQGSVRLSGGIAFIENMIALEVLWLQSNDFSGPLPDFSRLTNLAILELRDNQFSGTVPSSLTELKSLTKVTLTNNLLQGPLPVFPASVNLDLKPESESFCLAKLGRCDDLVDLLLSVAKNFDYPVRFAHNWKGNDPCGWEGITCDANGNITVINFQKMGLNGTISPDFGLFTSLQKLLLSNNNLTGAIPSTLINLTALKELDVSNNSLWGKVPIFSQNVVVRTDGNVHIGKDTVAPPGLQPGATHSGSNPNPEVSADGNSSGSEKSFSGPVVVIVGSVIAMVVVVSLIALSGFCYYRRKKQNFGRVQSPNTTVIHPRYSGSDDLVKISVVDSIANGGTNASESYSQTSSGPSDVHVVDAGNMVISIQVLRNVTNNFSEKNILGRGGFGTVYKGELHDGTKIAVKRMEAGILGTKGLNEFKSEIAVLTKVRHRNLVSLLGYCLDGNERLLVYEYMPQGTLSRHLLDWKEEGLKPLEWKKRLSIALDVARGVEYLHNLAHQSFIHRDLKPSNILLGDDMKAKVADFGLVRLAPDGKGCSVETRLAGTFGYLAPEYAVTGRVTTKADVFSFGVVLMEIITGRKALDENQPEESVHLVTWFRRMQLNKDTFRKAIDSTIHLDEETFASISTVAELAGHCCAREPHQRPDTGHAVNVLSSLAELWKPSILNSEDSYGIDLDMSLPQALKKWQAFDDSSRFDGATSSFVASLDNTQTSIPTRPPGFADSFTSADGR